Proteins from one Paenibacillus thermoaerophilus genomic window:
- a CDS encoding GerAB/ArcD/ProY family transporter: protein MSSNVNERFQISPFLILFVIHAMQWGVGYLSFQREVAQFAGQDAWIAVILTGISFHIVIWMMYRIFRTYRNQTDLVHIHRNLFGKWIGGLLTVCFIVYLVMYASMILRSFIETIQVWIFPQLQTWVLGLVLLLLAYYVVLGGFRVIVGICLVSFVHYIFLPTYFFLGEYFHFSNLTPILEHSMTDLLQASKQMSFSYLGVEILLICYPFIKNPKQSHKWAHAANAVLTLFYLSLIVFSLAFYSLGQLMNEEWPTLTLFKFVQLPFVERFEFVGVSFNLFRVLPILCLALWAASRTGKLLFSVKQSKVVPFCLLAVFTVVCLLPNRQSINAGLSFMLTIGFYLVYAYIPLLFVLHLFRKKERNPI from the coding sequence ATGAGTTCAAACGTGAACGAGCGTTTTCAGATATCGCCGTTTCTAATCTTGTTTGTGATCCACGCGATGCAATGGGGGGTCGGTTATCTTTCGTTCCAGAGAGAGGTTGCGCAATTCGCCGGGCAAGATGCCTGGATCGCGGTTATCCTGACGGGGATCAGCTTTCACATCGTAATCTGGATGATGTATCGAATTTTCCGGACGTACCGGAATCAGACCGATCTGGTCCACATTCACCGCAATCTGTTCGGAAAGTGGATAGGGGGGCTGCTCACCGTTTGCTTTATCGTGTATTTGGTGATGTACGCCAGCATGATCTTGCGGTCTTTTATCGAGACGATCCAGGTGTGGATATTCCCCCAACTGCAAACCTGGGTGCTCGGATTGGTGCTTCTCCTGCTCGCCTATTATGTCGTCTTGGGAGGGTTCCGCGTGATTGTGGGGATCTGTTTGGTGAGTTTTGTTCACTATATCTTTCTTCCCACTTATTTTTTTCTCGGCGAATATTTTCATTTCAGCAACTTGACTCCCATTCTTGAGCATTCGATGACGGACCTCCTGCAAGCATCCAAGCAAATGTCGTTCTCCTATCTGGGCGTGGAAATTTTGCTTATTTGTTACCCGTTTATCAAGAACCCGAAGCAATCCCACAAGTGGGCGCATGCCGCGAATGCCGTGTTAACCTTGTTTTATCTTTCGCTAATCGTTTTCTCGTTGGCTTTTTATAGTCTCGGGCAGCTTATGAACGAGGAATGGCCGACGTTAACCTTGTTTAAATTTGTCCAGTTGCCGTTTGTCGAGCGGTTCGAATTTGTCGGGGTGTCGTTTAATTTGTTCCGGGTTCTGCCGATTTTGTGCTTGGCGTTATGGGCGGCCAGCCGTACGGGCAAATTGTTGTTTTCGGTCAAACAGTCCAAAGTCGTTCCTTTTTGTTTGCTTGCGGTTTTTACCGTCGTCTGTCTGCTTCCGAACCGCCAAAGCATCAACGCGGGATTGTCTTTTATGCTGACCATCGGATTTTATCTCGTGTACGCGTACATTCCCTTGTTGTTCGTCCTGCACTTGTTCAGGAAGAAAGAGAGAAACCCGATATGA